From the genome of Pseudomonas sp. WJP1:
CTTCAAGGCGTACCGGAAGGCGCCGAAGTCGAGCTGGCCCTGCTGGTGATCGACGAAAGGGACCGCCCGCAACAATTGCTTGCCAGTTCAAACCTGATCGGCACCAACCAGGTATTGCCGTTTCATCTGCGTTTCAATCCAGACTCGTTCCCGGCGGGCGCCCGTGTTGAACTGCGCGGCCGCGCCAGCCAGTCGGGCCAACTGATCCTGCACCTGCCATCACAGCGGATCTATCAGCCGACCACCCAGGTGCTGGGCCAACTGCAATTCGTCAAAGCCCCATGAAGACGCCGCTGGACCTGCAACAGGCGTTGGGTGAATTGCTCGGAGATGCGCGACTGGTCGCCTTTGAGTTGCCGCAGACTGATCTGAAACTGTGGCTGATCGATGGCGACAACATGGACCGCGCCTTCAGCCCGGAAGAAACCCGGCGCATTCTGCATGAGCCGCCGTACTGGAGTTTCTGCTGGGCCAGCGGCCTGGCCGTGGCCCGTTACCTGGCGCAGAACCGGCATTGGGTCGAAGGCAAGCGGGTGCTGGATTTCGGTGCCGGCTCTGGTGTGGCCGGGATTGCTGCGGCCAAGGCCGGGGCGCTGGAAGTGGTGGCCTGCGACCTTGACCCGCTGGCAATTGCCGCCTGCCGGGCGAATGCCGAACTTAATGACGTTCAGCTCACTTACTCGACGGATTTTTTCGCCGAAGACGACCGTTTTGACCTGATCCTGGTGGCGGACGTGCTGTACGACCGGGCGAACCTGCCGCTGCTCGATGAATTCCTCAGTCGTGGTCGGGAAGCACTGGTGGCGGATTCGCGGGTACGGGATTTCCGGCATCCGTTGTATCGGCGCATCGAAATGCTGGAGGCCATGACCCTGCCGGATCTGTGTGAGCCCGAAGAGTTTCGGCATGTGAGCCTTTACCACGCAAGCCGCCCCCTGTAGGAGCGAGGCTTGCCCGCGAAGACGTCCGGTCAGGCAAGACACCTCGCTATGACCGCCCGCTTCCGGCCACCCCCCGCCAGGCCGTATAGTTGCCCCAATCACGCTTCCAAGAGATCCCCCATGAGTCAGCAAACGCCGTACATCTTCGACGCCACGACTGCCGATTTCGACCAGTCGGTGATCGAGAACTCCTTCCACAAACCGATGCTGGTGGATTTCTGGGCCGAATGGTGTGCGCCCTGCAAGGTGCTGATGCCGATGCTGCAGACCATTGCCGAGAGCTATCAGGGTGAGCTGCTGCTGGCCAAGGTCAACTGCGACCTCGAACAGGACATCGTCGCCCGCTTCGGTATTCGCAGCCTGCCGACCGTGGTGCTGTTCAAGGATGGCCAGCCGGTGGATGGTTTTGCCGGTGCGCAGCCGGAATCGGCCGTACGGGCGCTGCTCGAGCCCCATGTACAAATGCCGCCACCGGCCGATGCCGATCCGTTCGAACAGGCCCAGGCCTTGTTCGACGACAGCCGCTTCGCCGATGCCGAAGCCCTGCTCAAAGTGTTGCTGGGCGAAGACAACACCAACGCCAAGGCGCTGATTCTTTACGCACGCTGCCTCACCGAGCGTGGTGAGCTGGGCGAAGCGCAAGCCGTGCTCGACGCGGTCAAGAGCGATGAACACAAGGCTGCCCTGGCCGGTGCCAAGGCGCAGATCAAGTTCCTCGGCCAGGCCAAGGATTTGCCCGATGCCGCCGACCTGAAAGCACGCCTGGCGAAAAACCCGCAGGACGATGAAGCGGTCTACCAACTGGCCGTGCAACAACTGGCCCGCCAGCAGTACGACGCGGCGCTGGATGGATTGCTCAAGCTGTTCATCCGCAACCGCAGCTACAGCGAAGGCTTGCCGCACAAGACCTTGCTGCAGGTGTTCGAATTGCTGGGTAACGACCATCCGCTGGTGACGACGTACCGCCGCAAGCTCTTTGCTGCGTTGTATTGATTACCCCCCCCCCTGTAGGAGCACGGCTTGCCGGCGATGGCGTCCTTGAGATCGCTTCGCCAGCAAGCTGTGCTCCTACAGTTTTGTGATCCAATGAAAGATAGGCGTATCGCCGCCGCTCTCGACTTTCACATCCGCGCTATGGCGCAAACGCACCAACAGGCGCTTGCCCGACGCCGCACTACCGGTCAGCCCTTCCAACTGCTCCAGCAGATCCGGTCCGCTCAATTGCCCGGCCTTGCGCAGCAAATCCCTGGCAACCTGCCACAGCGCATCGTCCTGATTCAGCGGTTTCGCCGCCGGTGCACTGACCTCGGTTTTTTCCACCTGCAACTGCGCACCCAGCCGCGCCCAATCGGCGTCATCCATCTCCAGCGTCAAATCCACCGGCCAGTCGCCGATGCTTCCGCGAATTCGCAACATGAGTCAGCTCCCGAACATTTCTTCACGCCCATGCTCCCATGGGGCTTGTGCAACGCCAAGCTGGCAGTCACAATCCGCGCACTAACGTTATAAGATTACATAACATTTTTTTCATCTTGTCTTTCGGAGACTCGCCATGCGTCGCCTGCTTCTCGCCCTGCCGTTTGCCTTGTTGCCGCTGACTGTCGCCCATGCCGCCGACGAACATGATCACGACCATGAGCACGGCAGCCTCGGCGCCCACGAGCACGGCGTCGGTCGCCTGAACGCGGCGCTGGACGGCCAGACTCTGGAGCTGGAACTGGAAAGCCCGGCGATGAATCTGGTGGGGTTCGAGCATGCCGCTGCCACCGATGCCGACAAAGCCAAGGTCGCCGCAGTTCGCGCTCAACTCGAGAAACCGTTGGCGCTGTTCAACCTGCCCAAAGCCGCTGGCTGTGTGTTGGAAAACCAAGAGCTGGAAAGCCCGTTGTTCGGTGACAAGCCAGATGCCGACGAGGATCACGATGAAGACGCTCACGAGCACCACCATGACCACAGCGAAATCCACGCCCGTTACCAATTCACCTGCGCCACACCAGGTGCGCTGAAGACCCTGGATCTGGCGAATATTTTCAACAGCTTCCCGGCGACCCAGAAAATTCAGGTACAACTGATCGGCCCGAGCGGGCAGCAAGGGGTTGAAGTGACGGCGAAGGCTGCCGCCCTCAAATTCTGATCCACCGAAGATCCCCCTGTAGGAGCGAGCCTGCTCGCGATGGTGTGTTAGTCGACATCACTGCGGCTGATACACCATCGCGAGCAGGCTCGCTCCTACAGGTTAATCAACACCCATGAAATCGGTTAAATGACCCAAGCACTCATCGAACTGTCCGACCTGGGCTTCAGCTGGCCCGGTCACCCACCGCTGCTGGATATCCCGGCGTTTCGCCTGGAGCCCGGAGAAACCCTGTTCCTCAAGGGCCCCAGCGGCAGCGGCAAGACCACCCTGCTCGGCCTGCTCGGTGGCGTGCAAAAGCCCGATCGCGGCAGCATTCGCCTGCTCGGCCAGGAGCTGACCGCACTCTCGGCCGGTGCCCGCGATCACTTTCGCGTCGATCACACCGGCTACATCTTCCAGCAGTTCAACTTGCTGCCGTTTCTGTCAGTGCGCGAGAACGTCGAACTGCCCTGCCACTTCTCCAAATTGCGCGCCCAGCGGGCGAAGCAGCGCCATGGCAGCATTGATCAGGCCGCCGCCACCCTGCTCGCCCACCTGGGTTTGAAGGACGACAACATCCTCGCTCGTCGCGCCGACTCCCTGTCCATCGGCCAGCAACAACGGGTGGCCG
Proteins encoded in this window:
- a CDS encoding ABC transporter ATP-binding protein: MTQALIELSDLGFSWPGHPPLLDIPAFRLEPGETLFLKGPSGSGKTTLLGLLGGVQKPDRGSIRLLGQELTALSAGARDHFRVDHTGYIFQQFNLLPFLSVRENVELPCHFSKLRAQRAKQRHGSIDQAAATLLAHLGLKDDNILARRADSLSIGQQQRVAAARALIGQPELVIADEPTSALDYDARENFIRLLFAECREAGSSLLFVSHDQSLAPLFDRHLSLAELNRAATSAEV
- a CDS encoding class I SAM-dependent methyltransferase; translated protein: MKTPLDLQQALGELLGDARLVAFELPQTDLKLWLIDGDNMDRAFSPEETRRILHEPPYWSFCWASGLAVARYLAQNRHWVEGKRVLDFGAGSGVAGIAAAKAGALEVVACDLDPLAIAACRANAELNDVQLTYSTDFFAEDDRFDLILVADVLYDRANLPLLDEFLSRGREALVADSRVRDFRHPLYRRIEMLEAMTLPDLCEPEEFRHVSLYHASRPL
- a CDS encoding YbaY family lipoprotein, which translates into the protein MPLRPLVLLSLFSLLVACSSDAPQPPTPGPAPQQAQKKARESANLGPLPAYQRELSGTLQGVPEGAEVELALLVIDERDRPQQLLASSNLIGTNQVLPFHLRFNPDSFPAGARVELRGRASQSGQLILHLPSQRIYQPTTQVLGQLQFVKAP
- a CDS encoding DUF2796 domain-containing protein, translating into MRRLLLALPFALLPLTVAHAADEHDHDHEHGSLGAHEHGVGRLNAALDGQTLELELESPAMNLVGFEHAAATDADKAKVAAVRAQLEKPLALFNLPKAAGCVLENQELESPLFGDKPDADEDHDEDAHEHHHDHSEIHARYQFTCATPGALKTLDLANIFNSFPATQKIQVQLIGPSGQQGVEVTAKAAALKF
- the trxA gene encoding thioredoxin, translated to MSQQTPYIFDATTADFDQSVIENSFHKPMLVDFWAEWCAPCKVLMPMLQTIAESYQGELLLAKVNCDLEQDIVARFGIRSLPTVVLFKDGQPVDGFAGAQPESAVRALLEPHVQMPPPADADPFEQAQALFDDSRFADAEALLKVLLGEDNTNAKALILYARCLTERGELGEAQAVLDAVKSDEHKAALAGAKAQIKFLGQAKDLPDAADLKARLAKNPQDDEAVYQLAVQQLARQQYDAALDGLLKLFIRNRSYSEGLPHKTLLQVFELLGNDHPLVTTYRRKLFAALY